CTCGTCGCGGTCCATCCGGCCTACGATCTCGCCTTCGACGGCTTCGCCGCCCCGCAGGTGCGCGGCAATCCGAAGGCCCGGCAGGAATGGGCGGCGCAGCAATTGCGGCTGGCCGCAAAGGCCTCCCGGAAACTCGGGCTTTCAGCCCATGCGACATTCTCCGGCGCGCTGGCCTGGCCCTTCATCTACCCCTGGCCGCAGCGGCCGGCCGGGCTTGTCGAGACTGCTTTCGAAGAGCTGGGCAAACGCTGGCGCCCGATCCTCGATGCTTTCGACGAGGCCGGCGTCGACCTCTGCTACGAGCTGCATCCGGGCGAGGATTTGCACGACGGCATCACCTTCGAGATGTTCCTGGAGCAGGTCGGCAACCATCCGCGCTGCAACATCCTCTACGACCCCAGCCATTTCCTGCTGCAGCAGCTCGACTACCTGTCCTTCATCGACATCTATCACCAGCGCATTCGCATCTTCCATGTGAAGGACGCCGAGTTCAATCCGAGCGGCCGGCAGGGCGTCTATTCCGGCTTTCAGCCTTGGGCGCAGCGTGCCGGGCGGTTCCGTTCCCTCGGCGACGGCCAGATCGATTTCGGGGCGATCTTCTCGAAGCTGACACAGCATGATTTCGACGGCTGGGCCGTGCTCGAATGGGAATGCTGCATCAAGGATTCCGAGCAGGGAGCAGCGGAAGGAGCGCCCTTCATTGCCAGCCACCTGATCAATGTCGCCGCGCGGGCCTTCGATGATTTCGCCGCCAGCGGCATCGACCTTGCCGCCAATCGTGCGCTGCTGGGGATAGGCTGACGACGTTCGGGAAACGCGGCCTCGCGCAGGCCGCGCCTTGAGCATGCGGAAACGTCAGGCTGTCAGCACGACGACGTCGTCCTGCCGGGCAAAGAAACTGTCCGGATGGCAGCGCCGCAGATTGGCCTCGCGCAGCTCGAGCTCCGGATCGGGCAGGTCCGGCGAATGATGCACGCAGGCAAGGCGCTTCGCGCCGGCGCACGCCAGCAGACGCAGCCCCGCTTGCCAGGTCGAGTGTCCCCAGCCGCGGTGAGGTTCGTAGTCGATCGCTTCGTCCCACATCGCGTCGTAGACGATGAGGTCGGCACCGCGGCAGAAGGCGATGAGATCGGGTTCCGGATCGCCGGCTGCATGCTCGTGGTCGGTCAGGATCACCAGCGTCCGGCCGCCATCGCGAAACCGGAAGCCAGCTGCGCAGGGATCATGCCGCAGCGCGATCGTCGCGATTTCAAGTCCCGAAAAGCCGAGTTCGTCACCCGGCGCAAAGCACGAGAAGCGAGGCTTGCCGGGAGCCTGCGTCAAGCCGACGGGGAAGAACGGCTCGGCAAACAGCGTCGATAGCTGCGCACCGGGATCGGCTGCCATGCAAGCCGGCACATGCATCGCGATCTCGCCCCGCATGCGCCAGAGCGGCGCGAACGCAGCCAGACCTATGACGTGGTCGAGATGCAAATGGCTGAGAAGAAGCGTCGCATCGCCCTCCTCAATGGCGGCCATGGCCTGCCCGAGCCGGCGCAATCCGGAACCAGCATCGACGATGATCCGGCTCCCGGCGATTTTGATCTCGAAGCACGTCGTATCGCCGCCGAAGCGCTCATAACAGCGGCCGGAGACCGGCATCGATCCGCGCGTACCCCAGAAGCGGATGCCGAAGCCGCAGTCGAGCAGCCCCACTGTTTCAGTCACGT
Above is a genomic segment from Bosea sp. NBC_00550 containing:
- a CDS encoding sugar phosphate isomerase/epimerase family protein, with translation MKTIKGPAIFLAQFAGDAAPFDSLASIARWAAGHGYKGVQIPSWDARLFDLARAAESKTYCDEVQGILSEAGVALTELSTHLQGQLVAVHPAYDLAFDGFAAPQVRGNPKARQEWAAQQLRLAAKASRKLGLSAHATFSGALAWPFIYPWPQRPAGLVETAFEELGKRWRPILDAFDEAGVDLCYELHPGEDLHDGITFEMFLEQVGNHPRCNILYDPSHFLLQQLDYLSFIDIYHQRIRIFHVKDAEFNPSGRQGVYSGFQPWAQRAGRFRSLGDGQIDFGAIFSKLTQHDFDGWAVLEWECCIKDSEQGAAEGAPFIASHLINVAARAFDDFAASGIDLAANRALLGIG
- a CDS encoding MBL fold metallo-hydrolase → MTETVGLLDCGFGIRFWGTRGSMPVSGRCYERFGGDTTCFEIKIAGSRIIVDAGSGLRRLGQAMAAIEEGDATLLLSHLHLDHVIGLAAFAPLWRMRGEIAMHVPACMAADPGAQLSTLFAEPFFPVGLTQAPGKPRFSCFAPGDELGFSGLEIATIALRHDPCAAGFRFRDGGRTLVILTDHEHAAGDPEPDLIAFCRGADLIVYDAMWDEAIDYEPHRGWGHSTWQAGLRLLACAGAKRLACVHHSPDLPDPELELREANLRRCHPDSFFARQDDVVVLTA